TTTTGTTGCCATCGCAGGTTCATATTTGAGCGTTGCACCACAGATACTGGAATTCTGTTCTGTGGTATTTATATTCTCTGGATTGGTTGTCTGCCAGGGTGCAATGTCTGGTTGGTAATCAATCTTCTTCAGAGTAGGAGAAAGATTGCTCTCAGTCATCCCTTCTTTGCAATCTCCTGGTGTTCCACCCTGCAGACCAACCTTCATAATAATAACACATGCATTTTATAACATGATTTTATTTGTATAACAATCTCAAAGTGTTACAGTGTGTTCTTTAAAATAATGAAAACAAGGGGAATATAAACAACAAAGAGCTAAGTTAACTCTACCTTGACGTGTTCCTTAGCCTCCTGGCTTAGCCCATCCACCTTATAGATTTCCTCGGCTAAAAAGCGAGCCTTGGCCGACCAGCACTGTATCTGGATCTCCAGATTGAGAGTGTCGTAGATACAGTGGGTCTCCACTACCAGCCTGGCTCGGCTCACTATATCCGAGATCTGGAAGGACAGATGATCGTTGATGGACCTCAGGTTAATCCGAGCACGAGGGTTGCGAATGTAGTTGAAacagtcttcaaccctcttgGTAGCAGCTTTGGCGTTCTCGAAAAGCAACTCTGCAGCAGTCTCAAATGTTTCTTGGGCCTCCTTGGATGTCTTGTTATCTTTGTGGTGCTTGCAAGCCTTATAAGCAATGTTTACAATATTTTGAATTGCGGTGACATAGTCCTTATTTGCTTTGTTCAAGTGGCCGGATAGCACCCTCATTTTAATCAGAAGCTGTCTTTGTAGAACTTCTGACCTGGCAAACTGGTGGATGCCTGAGAGAGATACAATGCAGAGGTCCTCAGCTACCTGTAAGTATGCCTCAGTGAGAGTCTTTAATTCCCCCTGAAGTTGTGTCAACGTTTTCACTTTGTAGGCGCTTTTACAATTCACGCTAGTCAGTCTCGCTGCCTCTTGGATTCGCAGTGAGTTTTCGGACATGGCCGCCAACCTTTTCTGAGGGGTCAACTGTCTCATCAATGGTTCCCTTGTTCCTAAAATCTTATCCAAAGAATTCAGTAAAACTTGGACTGACAGTGCCCACAGAATACAAGGCCCCTCAATTTGATCTGCCTGACCTGATGTTGATGAGCTAGCAAGTTCTGTCAGCTCTCTTGTGTTGTTATGGGCTTTGTTCAGCTTGCTGTGCAAAACTGTAAAGCTCTCCTGAGAGTCACTTGGTGGTGTTATGTCAGACGACGTCAACAGCTGCACCACATCGGCACACAAACTCATGACTTTGCTGAGTTCCTGAGAAATGGCAGGGGCGGCCATGTTTCGTGGACGACCTTGAAACATTGAATAAACGGCATGGTACCAGGTTCCAGCAGCTGGTAAGAGCACTTTCCTGATGTTGTTGATCAGGTCAGAGAACAGTGTACTGTGTTTGTAGAGACTGTCCGTGCTCATAGCTAAGCTCATCGCAGTCTCCTGAGCTGTCTGGACTAACTGAGGCGTCAGGGCCACTAACTCTGATCTGAAGATATCCAATGTCTGACTATCGACAGCATCAACAATAGTTGAAGCTTCTTTCGCAGCCTGAGCGTAACAATTTGAAAGCTTGAGAACTCCTGTACAGGCTTTGCTGAGGACCGTTACATCTTTTTCTTTAGTCACAGTCACAACCTTATACAAGAGGGGCAAAAGGTCGAAATCAAGAGGCTTTGGGATTGGATTCGCTTCACCTGAAACAGCTGGCCCCTTTAAATCATCATTGAAGTCTTTGTCTACCATCATAGGCTCTCGAATATCTTTTTCTGAGAACTCAACTTTATATTCAACTGGTGAATCCCTTTCTGAAACATCTAGAACAGGAAACTGAAGGCCAAGGTCTCTTATTTCCTGATCCATAGCTGATCCTTGAACCTGATTGTTTGCTTGGACTGAGGATGAGACTATGCTCTGGCGTGCAGCCTCTCGCAgtggactgaggaggtgtggatGTTGCTGTCCATCCAGCCCTTCTCTTAACACTCTAAAGTGCTGGATCACCACAAATGCGTGATCTGAAAAGACAGAGTATACATTCACATCAAGACTGGAACCAGAGCACATGTCTCTGAGAGATCCGACCACTTTGGCCTGTGACGCTTCGACCTGTTTCAACAGAACTAGGAGTCCATTGCGGTAGATGGGGTTGTCACTCTTGTCTACGTGTCTTCTAACAGAGTGAACCACCTGTTTTGTGTGGGAGATAAGGTCATCAGCATGCTTTCTGAACAGTTTGTGGTTCTGGGCTTTATATGCCGCGTCACATCCACACTGGTCGTTAGCCATCTCGTGAACTGCCAAGCTAGTGAATTCTCTAACATCGATGATGTCACAAAGAGCATCCTGCAGCTGACCGGtctcctcttcccatctctcacaCAGATCGTGGAGTTTCTGCACGGCCTCAAAGCAGTTCTCTAAGTCTGAACCGTCTATATCCAACTCCAGTGCAAGAGGTTCGATCTCAGCCTTCAGACGCGTGAGGCATGCCCTTGAGTTCTCCACATTTTCTAGACTCTTAGAATCCGTGGCGAAAGCCGAGATGAAACTTGCAACCTGGATCATCCTATCAGCCTGTGTTAGAAGATCCATGAGCAATACACGGATAGAAACTGGATCTACCGGCAACTCTTCAACTGAATCATTCTCCAAGACTTGTCCAACCATATTCACCAGATCTTCGAGTGGACTTGACCCTGTAACAAACGTGTCCAGAACTTGATAGAGAACTGCAGTCATCATAGCACTGTCAAGATTCTGGATTTGCTGCATCAGTGAAAAACAGATACTCTGTAAATGCTGGTTCAGGTTATCATCATCAGGATTCTCTGGAAGCTTTACAAGCCTGGACATTTCTGACCAGAGATGTAGGACATGTCGGCAATGATCCACCACACAGTGCTGAAGCTCCCTTTGTGAGGAGTTGGCCACCACCATGCAGTGGAACACAAGATCTCTTAAGAGGCTGTCAACGTTACTGatcgaggaagaggaggaagaactGGCCAGTAGCCTTATCAAAGCATCACGCCTGTCAATGTAGTACCCACACGGACCTAAGGCAACACCACCTCTACGGCAATAACTCTCGAGTGTAGTTACAATGTCTTTCACAGTGCTTTTCACCCTGTCCAGAATGTACGTTTTGGCGGCTTGGGCCTGCTCACTGGTTCGGTGTTTGATAGTGGTGACCATAGCCGTGTGAAGCATGGAGATGCATTTCCTCAAGGAGTCCAAAGAGTTGTGCAAGTGCTCCGTCTGCCTAGGATCCTGTAGGAAAACAGAAGATAAACAAAGACTTCAATTGCAACTACAGGTACATTGAGTGAGTGCTCAGCTGGTCCTCTTTTTTTCATTGTTACAGACTGTTGACTGCAAACACCCTTTCACTATTTTTACACAAGAGGATGGAGTTGAGTAGCCTGATCTCACGATAGCTCACACTCTGTTTCAATTGACAATTGAAGTGAAACGATCAGTCTGCTTGACCAGGCTAAGAGTTGAGCACGTTCCCTCCCCATACCTGCAGGGCTTCAGCCCGTTCCACTACCAGGTTGTTCAGGAGAACCAGGGCCTCAGTGAAACGATGGAAGGCCTTCAGTAGAGATAGGATGTCCAGGGAGGAAGCTAGAGAGGATAGGCAGTCCAACACCCAGTCTGCAGCCGCTATGGTCTTTCTCACTGTTGCATCATCTTCCACTGAAAGTATCTAGATGACATAGGAATATAAATAATCGATAATTATGATTTTTGGAGGGTTTACTTGAATAATATTACATTTTCTAATGAATATGATAATGTTATACAACATGCTTTATAGGGTTATAAAGGGTTTTCTTGAACACACTCCACATATTTTTCAGATAGTTGTTATTTTTCCAATTACATATGTTGTTCTACGACTATGTGAACCAACCTGGAAACAGATCCTCTATGCTGTTTAATATTCATAAGTTTGTATATACGAAGAACAGTTAAtgtttataacacattataatggGTTCATTTATGCTCATCACAAGTCTTACAATGGCAAGTCATAACAATTCTTATAACTTCACCATAACACAGTATACAGTCgtagccaaaagttttgagaatgacacaaatattaattttcacaaagtttgctgcttcagtgtctttagatatttttgtcagatgttactatggaatactgaagtataactacaagcatttcataagtgtcaaaggcttttattgacaattacatgaagttgatgcaaagagtcaatatttgcagtgttgacccttcttttacaagacctctgcaatccgccctggcatgctgtcaattaacttctgggccacatcctgactgatgccagcccattcttgcataatcaatgtttggagtttgtcagaatttgtgggttttcgtttgtccacccgcctcttgaggattcaccacaagttctcaatgggattaaggtctggagagtttcctggccatggacccaaaatatcgatgttttgttccccgagccacttagttatcacctttgccttatggcaaggtgctccatcatgctggaaaaggcattgttcgtcagaagggagaagttgctctctgaggtaccattctttattcatggctgtgttcttaggcaaaattgtgagtgagcccactcccttggctgagaagcaaccccacacatgaatggtctcaggatgctttactgttggcatgacacaggactgatggtagcgctcaccttgtctcctcggacaagcttttttccggatggcccaaacaatcggaaaggggattcatcagagaaaatgactttaccacagtcctcagcagtccaatccctgtacctttgcagaatatcagtctgtccctgatgtttttcctggagagaagtggcttctttgctgcccttcttgacaccaggccatcctccaaaagtatttgcctcactgtgtgtgcagatgcactcacacctgcctgctgccattcctgagcaagctctgtactggtggtgccccgatccagcagctgaatcaactttaggagacagtcctggcgcttgctggactttcttgagcgccttgaagccttcttcacaacagttgAACCGCTCTCCTTCAAGTTCtcgatgatccgataaatggtcgatttaggtgcaatcttactggcagcaatatccttgcctgtgaagccctttttgtgcaaagcaatgatgacggcacgtgtttccttgcaggtaaccatggttgatagaggaagaacaatgattccaagcaccaccctccttttgaagcttccagtctgttattcaaactcaatcagcatgacagtgtgatctccagccttgtcctcgtcaacactcacacctgtgttaacgagagaatcactgacatgatgtcagctggtccttttgtggcagggctgaaaagcagtggaaatgttttttggggattcagttcatttgcatggcaaagagcaACTTtgtaattaattgcaattcatctgatcactcttcataacattctggagtatatgcaaactgCCATCATACAAATTGAGGCAGCAgattttgtgaaaattaatatttgtgtcattctcaaaacttttatCCATGTTTGTACCTGCAGACTTTAAGTAAAGTGTCACTACATAGGCTAATGTTACTGTACTTTGACCACTCCTAGCAGAACATTCTGTGATGCAGTGATGAGCTCCTCTCTGTGCTCGGCTAGGCTGGGCTGGATACTGAGTTTCTGGGCTGCCAGGAGGACATGCTGTCCAGACACAGTCATCGGCTCCACTAGGGATGACATCTTTGTCCTCATTACCTCATCATCTGAGGCTTCTGAACGTCTtggaaaagagcgagagagaaaaaacagcCTGGTTTTCATTTAATGATGTTGTTATTTAGCCTGGAAACCAAACGGATATGTGCCATCAGCAGAGCCATCTATTTCTATATGCAATAAAAGGCTCTGGTAAAATGGAGCATATCAGTTTGGATTCCAGGCTTGTTGTTATTACTCAGGGCACTCACAGTTCTGTATGGTATTCATATTTTTCACCCTGTGATGTTCATGACAAACTTTGCATGTTGTTAAGTTTAGAAAATAAAGTCTGGCTTCAATTAACCGATTCCTGCTCAGATGACTAAAAGACATTCTTCCTGTTTTGCAATAGCAGATGGAGTCAACAAATGTGTGTCATGCTAGACCAGAAGAAGCTAGTCCAGGTAGAAGCAAGAGAATATACCTGTCTTGTAAATTTGGGGAACACAGTAAAACCTAAAATTATAAATCTAGCAAATAATACTATTACTGTATATTATGTTTTATGCGGAGCTTCAACCATATTTATTATAGACTACCTGTcctttgttttttaaatacatgTATGCAAGGGAAGCCGTACACACTTTAAGAGAAAGGACAGAGTGAATTGGAATGCAGTGTCCCACCACCTGTAGGCAACGGCGGCCATGTTCATGGTGGCTCTGGCCACAGCCTGGGCTTCTCCCTCTAGCTGGGTGAACTGCTCTGGTCCCTCCAGCCCCTCTGCCCTCTCACACAGCAGGACCAGGTGGACCAGGTGTACTGCGATGGGGGCCACCACCTTCTCTATAGCAGCTGTCTTTATCAGGCTAGCCTGGTCTAGGAAAGATGCCATACCTGGACACTGGTACTGTAGGAGTGATGGCCAGGAGGTTAGTAATGTTAAATTAAGTTTAATTTACAAATGATACAGATAGCCAATCATGTTGATTAGTTTGTATTTGCAGGTGTTTTTAACATTGGTAACTACATTAGGTCTCCTTATAAACAACTTCTAAACATATTGTAACGACCCTTGGATAAAAGCGCGGATATCGACTCTGCCACTCGAGCATGCTTTtggggcacagtcgatagcgcgctagAAGGTTGAGTGTTTGAGActtgctccctgctgtttcattacaatatgttAAAACCCAGCGGAATGACGTTGCCACGAGCAGCGCCGCAGAAATTGCGACGAGTGAGATGCAAGACTTTTCGATGCTCTCTCAGTCTAGAATCTAGTATCTGTGCACGGGTTAACTTCACGCTGTTATAGCGTGGTAGCCACCggaccaaaacagcagagaagttgagCCTTGCCCCAACTCTCCTAGTTGGGGTTAATTGACCCAATATGCTGTTTACTTTATGTGTTGTGTGTTAATAACATTAAGACTACGTTACCCAGCAGGTTATGCGGGGGAAGGAGGTTGAAGAATGCCTTGCATGGCTAAAGTTTTCTAGCTGAAGTATATGTACATTAAAACTAGTTAAACCTATACCCTGGTTTGTCATTATACAAGGAGCAAACATAACACGTTCAACCTCATATTGCTGTCTACCTTTAACTAAATACTTTGTAAGCAGACGTTTCAAAGTCTTTAATTTTCGTAATAAGTGAGGATGAAAGCTTTCAATAAATTAAATGCTGAATTTACCTGTGAGGAGCTCTGTCTGCAACTGTTGCAGCATGGCGCTGTAGTCTAGTTGTTTCATCTCACATTCATTATTTAGACGCAACTGAATGAGAAGCGTTGTGCTTAATGTGAGTGTTTCATGGCAACCAGTATCAGATGACATTTCCCCCTTCTAATTTTTACTGTGAGAAAAGTACCATCTGTCTGCCCCAAGAGGGCGCCATACACCGCAAACCGCTACAGCTATAACAACGTCAGTGGGAGAACATTTCTTGATAAAAAAAAAGAGAAGAGAACTTCGTTTTAATCTAAAATGTATCAACAGATAAATATACAGCTTGAACATGAGTTTAAACATCAAACATGTAGATCAATACTTTTATACAAATGATAATTCAGTGACAGTAGTATATCTTAAACAAAATTCAAATACCTATGGTGTGATAAAGGTGAAACAATATACAAGTAAAGAACGAAACCATCACagttaaaatacaaaaaaacatgtCAAGTTTCCATAGATAACTATATCAGGTGCAGAGGAGATGGTGAATGTGTACAGTACTTGCCATGCCAGTGAAATGAATGGGTGACATTAAAATATAGGATGTATTTCTAACCAATCAATCAGAGATCAATGCAGCATGATTGATAAAGACAATGCCATCATAGTAAGCACAGTAAAGTGTCTCAGCCTTTTAGACTTGTAAAGGAACACCACACAATTCAGCTTTCAAAAAGCTCTACATaacttagggctctattcaatccgtatagCAAAAGTTCAAATTTAAAGGCATTGTTCCCACGTTAgtggagactgtattcacggtaaacactgcagaTGTCAGCTCAATAGGAAATTACCGTAAAAATGTTAGTGCGCAATCTGTAACACTTCAGCGATACAAATTGAATAGAGCCTAATTTAATTATCACACAAAAGCCTCTCTGAAACGCCAAAGGCTGtttttatata
This region of Oncorhynchus tshawytscha isolate Ot180627B linkage group LG25, Otsh_v2.0, whole genome shotgun sequence genomic DNA includes:
- the LOC112224590 gene encoding uncharacterized protein LOC112224590 encodes the protein MASFLDQASLIKTAAIEKVVAPIAVHLVHLVLLCERAEGLEGPEQFTQLEGEAQAVARATMNMAAVAYRRSEASDDEVMRTKMSSLVEPMTVSGQHVLLAAQKLSIQPSLAEHREELITASQNVLLGVVKILSVEDDATVRKTIAAADWVLDCLSSLASSLDILSLLKAFHRFTEALVLLNNLVVERAEALQDPRQTEHLHNSLDSLRKCISMLHTAMVTTIKHRTSEQAQAAKTYILDRVKSTVKDIVTTLESYCRRGGVALGPCGYYIDRRDALIRLLASSSSSSSISNVDSLLRDLVFHCMVVANSSQRELQHCVVDHCRHVLHLWSEMSRLVKLPENPDDDNLNQHLQSICFSLMQQIQNLDSAMMTAVLYQVLDTFVTGSSPLEDLVNMVGQVLENDSVEELPVDPVSIRVLLMDLLTQADRMIQVASFISAFATDSKSLENVENSRACLTRLKAEIEPLALELDIDGSDLENCFEAVQKLHDLCERWEEETGQLQDALCDIIDVREFTSLAVHEMANDQCGCDAAYKAQNHKLFRKHADDLISHTKQVVHSVRRHVDKSDNPIYRNGLLVLLKQVEASQAKVVGSLRDMCSGSSLDVNVYSVFSDHAFVVIQHFRVLREGLDGQQHPHLLSPLREAARQSIVSSSVQANNQVQGSAMDQEIRDLGLQFPVLDVSERDSPVEYKVEFSEKDIREPMMVDKDFNDDLKGPAVSGEANPIPKPLDFDLLPLLYKVVTVTKEKDVTVLSKACTGVLKLSNCYAQAAKEASTIVDAVDSQTLDIFRSELVALTPQLVQTAQETAMSLAMSTDSLYKHSTLFSDLINNIRKVLLPAAGTWYHAVYSMFQGRPRNMAAPAISQELSKVMSLCADVVQLLTSSDITPPSDSQESFTVLHSKLNKAHNNTRELTELASSSTSGQADQIEGPCILWALSVQVLLNSLDKILGTREPLMRQLTPQKRLAAMSENSLRIQEAARLTSVNCKSAYKVKTLTQLQGELKTLTEAYLQVAEDLCIVSLSGIHQFARSEVLQRQLLIKMRVLSGHLNKANKDYVTAIQNIVNIAYKACKHHKDNKTSKEAQETFETAAELLFENAKAATKRVEDCFNYIRNPRARINLRSINDHLSFQISDIVSRARLVVETHCIYDTLNLEIQIQCWSAKARFLAEEIYKVDGLSQEAKEHVKVGLQGGTPGDCKEGMTESNLSPTLKKIDYQPDIAPWQTTNPENINTTEQNSSICGATLKYEPAMATKQYDAPRSAFFRDTLSLTYLTPSLTYTTITPSLTYTALFLKQETDRWDARGNRIVQVTREIADQIYHMAQYLRRKGPILSKEMFVNTAKGVVSNCQYITHFVRVISNHCLDKQCTAELSLRVEQILTITNQLTIISSVNALTPGSKSSDEILVKNAQNLLQIVLHGVRAAETACIKGLKQPEPNSDGVEAAALCFQWKKNLQIHRAQQNFNSDTDDLGLRRTSQHRESPSLAPPIHIQKQGFK